One stretch of Kiritimatiellaceae bacterium DNA includes these proteins:
- a CDS encoding arylsulfatase: MKLSLSLNLVKILGLGLAGSVTAEQHSLPLEKPVAPGGERPNVILILTDDQGFGDIGFNNNPKIRTPNIDRLAREGVRFEQFHVNPVCSPTRASLMTGRYYYRTGVVDTCNGRSMMFPDETTVAQMLGTAGYRTGIFGKWHLGDNHPMRAMDKGFQESLVMNGGGLAQGGDAPFEISPNGAYFDPWLQHNGEWTRTKGYITDVLTDAALAFIEKKTDQPFFIYLPYNAPHIPLQVPEKYYAHYKDADLRVPQTGGHPVPKFDHETTARVYAMVECLDDNIGRLLNRLDQLKLAENTVVIFMSDNGPEQMRYNGGQLDLKHSTHEGGIRVPFFAYWPGHFRAGQSIDRLTAHIDVLPTLLDLCRAEKPEGVKLDGLSLLPLLTGNATNWPDRTIYFQWHRGDMPEMNRACAAISQQYKLVQPKSAFRLEAGQSDFELYNREIDPLEMNNIAAPTPDVVMQMRRDYEAWFKDVTGARDYTVPPRIYIGAPEQKNVLLTRQDWRVQGARWTPVGAGYWQVDVRRAGDYKITLRFEKTKQPSTAKLTLADVRLQQKIPAGETIVVLPKIHLPKGPAMLEAVLGSDSRQTGMRSVEVTSLE; encoded by the coding sequence ATGAAACTTAGCTTAAGCCTTAACCTTGTAAAAATCCTCGGTCTTGGTCTGGCGGGCAGCGTGACAGCGGAACAACATTCCCTGCCTCTCGAAAAGCCGGTTGCGCCCGGTGGTGAACGACCGAACGTGATCCTGATTCTCACCGACGATCAAGGCTTCGGCGACATCGGGTTCAACAATAATCCCAAAATCCGCACACCGAATATTGATCGTCTGGCGCGCGAAGGAGTCCGTTTCGAGCAGTTCCACGTCAACCCGGTCTGCTCACCCACGCGGGCCAGCCTGATGACCGGACGTTACTATTACCGTACCGGCGTCGTGGACACATGCAACGGGCGTTCAATGATGTTTCCCGACGAAACAACCGTTGCCCAAATGCTCGGCACCGCCGGATACCGTACCGGCATTTTCGGTAAGTGGCATCTGGGTGACAACCACCCGATGAGAGCGATGGACAAAGGTTTTCAGGAATCGCTCGTCATGAACGGCGGCGGGCTGGCGCAAGGCGGCGACGCGCCGTTCGAGATCAGCCCCAACGGCGCTTATTTCGATCCATGGCTTCAGCACAACGGAGAGTGGACTCGAACGAAGGGCTACATCACCGATGTCCTCACCGACGCGGCGCTTGCTTTCATAGAAAAGAAAACGGATCAGCCGTTCTTTATCTATCTGCCCTATAATGCGCCGCACATCCCGTTACAGGTGCCGGAAAAATATTATGCGCACTATAAAGACGCCGATCTGCGCGTTCCGCAGACCGGCGGCCACCCCGTTCCGAAATTCGACCATGAAACCACCGCCCGCGTTTACGCAATGGTCGAATGCCTGGATGACAACATCGGCCGTCTGCTGAACCGTCTGGATCAGCTCAAGCTTGCTGAAAATACCGTTGTGATTTTCATGAGCGATAACGGCCCGGAACAGATGCGCTACAACGGCGGCCAGCTCGACCTCAAGCACAGCACCCATGAAGGCGGAATCCGCGTGCCGTTTTTTGCGTACTGGCCGGGACATTTCCGGGCCGGTCAGTCCATAGACCGGCTGACCGCGCACATTGATGTACTGCCGACACTGCTTGATCTGTGTCGTGCGGAAAAACCGGAAGGCGTGAAACTGGACGGCCTCAGCCTTCTGCCTTTGCTGACGGGCAATGCCACCAACTGGCCTGACCGTACGATCTATTTTCAGTGGCATCGCGGCGACATGCCAGAGATGAACCGGGCTTGTGCCGCGATCTCACAACAGTACAAGCTGGTACAGCCGAAGAGCGCTTTTCGTCTGGAAGCCGGACAATCGGATTTTGAACTCTACAACCGTGAAATCGATCCGCTGGAAATGAATAACATCGCTGCGCCGACTCCAGATGTCGTCATGCAGATGCGGCGCGATTACGAAGCCTGGTTTAAGGACGTCACCGGAGCCAGAGATTACACGGTGCCGCCGCGTATCTATATCGGCGCGCCGGAACAGAAAAATGTACTGCTGACCCGCCAGGACTGGCGTGTGCAGGGCGCGCGCTGGACGCCGGTGGGTGCGGGCTATTGGCAGGTGGATGTCCGGCGGGCTGGCGATTACAAGATCACACTGCGCTTCGAGAAAACGAAACAGCCGTCCACCGCCAAACTCACGCTGGCGGATGTTAGGCTTCAGCAGAAAATCCCCGCCGGCGAAACGATCGTTGTACTGCCGAAGATTCACCTGCCCAAAGGTCCGGCGATGCTTGAAGCCGTTCTGGGAAGTGACTCCCGTCAGACGGGCATGCGATCCGTCGAGGTAACCTCACTGGAATAG